The Anomalospiza imberbis isolate Cuckoo-Finch-1a 21T00152 chromosome 2, ASM3175350v1, whole genome shotgun sequence nucleotide sequence GGAGATCAACATCCGGTTGAACaagcagacagaaaaatatAGTTCTTGCTCAAGGTGCTATGGTTACAACTCTTGACAGgctttggggggggggggcataGAGgtagaggaagaggaagaaaatttaGGGAGCTGCCAGTAGTTCACTGCATCTATACCTGCTGTGTGCTGCTCAATGTGTGCATGAGCCCCCAGTCAGCTGTGTTTGGGGTTTGCTCCTCAGGTCACAATGACTTCATCCCCTTTGATGGCCCAGGAGGCTCCCTGGCCCATGCCTATGCACCTGGCAAGGACTTTGGTGGAGATGCTCACTTTGATGAGGATGAAACGTGGACCAAAAGCACAGAGGGTAGGTGATTAAGTTCTCCAAGCCCTTCCTGAAGCAAGTTGCACATGGAATCAAGGGTGCAGTGTCTGTCTCCTGTCTTTCTTAAGAAGTGTTTAAATTGCCATTGATTTGAAGGAGCATATGGTTTGCATAGCTATAAAAAGCCTCTGAATCTCTGTTTTAAGAAGTTAAGGCCCCAGCTCAGCTTCTGCCATGCACTGGGGGGAGCTTTATTTGTAAGGATGGCCCACTTCTTCCCACACCTCAAGCCTCTTCTTGCACAGTTACCTCACTAGCACTGGCCCAGGATCCTTCTTCTACACTGAATTCTACAGGACCAACAGACCAATTCCTTGTACTCCCCTATAATGATTCCATTGTTTTTACTTCTGACCAGAATTTAATCTCCAACCAAATTTCCCACAAGAAGTTCATTTGCTTGGCCAAGCAGTTTTGAAAGCTTCTGACCTACGTTATGCCCTTCATGTTATTCAGGACAAATACAAAGACACAGCTCTCCTGTCATGTATTTTGTTTGATGTTTCAGGCACGAACCTGTTTTATGTTGCTGCCCATGAGTTTGGCCATTCACTGGGTCTTTCCCATTCCAAAGACCCCAATGCTCTGATGTATCCAGTTTACAGGAAATTTGACCCTTCAGTACTCCTTCTTCATCAGGATGATATTACTGGCATACAGTACCTCTATGGTAATTCAGAATTTTTCATCAACTACTGCTTGTAATTTCAATTACTTCAGATACCTTTCAGTGACATTTTTGTGTATTGGACATACCTCAAAGAGTTCACACTATAATTTCTTCCATAAACTGCTTTTTTTAGGATCATCTCCCAGCACAAACAATGATCAAACGGAATCTAGTGAGATAAAAGATCCAACTGAGTCAAAAGATCCTGCACTGCcaaacagctgcagctccaaTTTGACGTTTGATGCTGTCACCAGTTTCCGTGGAGAAATAATGTTCTTTAAAGACAAGTAAGGCAgcttctgaaattaaaatacctgagtgtcactttttaaattatgccccacagcacagaaaaatagCTTTAATCAGAATATCAGCCATTTTAGACAGGAAGACAAGACAAGGAATCAGGAAAAGAgattgaaaacaaaaacaagaggGTGGTGGAGAAATGGAGATAAGTATAAGGAGGAGGATGACCTTTGGAACAGGGGATGCTGTGAATAGAGTGGGGGAAAATGGCTCCTCTGCAAACACGTGCTGTTTTCACTTCAGGCTGTAAGCAAGTCTCAAGTGTTCAGCATCTGGGAGAGTTCAGCTTTGGCAAAACACATCACCAACTCTGGGACACTTCAGATCCTCATTGCTGTCCTTGCtttgagggagctgagggcttacCAGCCCTGACAAAACACCTACTTGAAGATCCCCTGAAGTAAGGATGTAGTATACTaataaaaggaagggaaaattgGGCTTTTGTTACCAAAGTCTTACCAGGTATAAGCCTTGTGAAACAGGTCTTTCTAAGCTCCACTTCTGCATAAGgggaaataaatgttttgaCAGAACAGTTCATCAGACCTATTTTAGATGTCTACATCAAGAAGAGAGCAATCCCACCTTGGAAATAACTGTCTTTACATTAAGTTTGCAGGGAATGTAGTGTGACTAACTCGGGTACATAGCTGGGTTTGATCAGATAAATACTGCCCTAGTTTCATCATGTGGTTTCATGCATTAGTGAGTGTGAAcactcaattttttttaacacctgTTCTATACTTACACAAGACATATTTGGCGCAAACATCCAGCAGTCAGAACGGCTGATTTTGAGTTGATATCTTCATTCTGGCCACGGCTGCCACCTGGTGTTGATGCTGCATACGAAATTCCTGAAAAAGATGAAATGGTCATTTTTAAAGGTAAAatgttgtctttttcttttccaatgtTGTCTTCCCAAGTAGCCTAGAGAGTTTGCATCTAGCTTCAAAACCACTTAAGTTCTTTCTTTAGGATTCTGCAATCTTGACTTTAGTGCAATAAATTGGTGTGTTTCAAtcacagaaataataaaattattgtcCAAGTAAAAGAACACAtatcttattttttaatatccaCATTGAAAATTTTCCCTGCCAAAAtaaatttcataatttttcttctgggaGATTTTCTATTGAATTTAAGAATGATACTAGCGTTAGTATGAAGAAAGACTGAAATTTCAGCTTTCAAAAAAAGTAATGTGGAGAactattgcttttttttttttttttttttttttttttgtatctagaactattttcagttattttcaagttcaattattattttcaagTAACCATCAGCTTTCATGAAAAAGATTGTGTCATTTTCAGAAGAAGATTCTCACAACATGTTGTTATCAACTTTTCTTAATAGGGAATGAATTCTGGGTTGTGAGAGGAGATACCATACTTCCTGGATACCCCCAAAACCTCTACACTCTGGGCTTTACAAAGGATGTTTCCAAAATTGATGCTGCTTTTCATAATGGAATTGAGGGTACAACATATTACTTCATAGCAGACAAATTTTGGAGGTAATATTTCCTGTGGTACTTTCCTAAATGGAAGCAAACATAATCACATGATCAATATCCTGCCATGATTTAGGATGCATTAGTCAGACACTTTTGGTGATCTCTTTCACTGTCACAACTGGctgtagaaaaatatttgaaaggaGGTGGAACAGTGcttttagttttccttttaGTTCATTTAACAGTTTGTTCATtcatttgcttgtttgttttcatttagcTGTCTTGGTTGAAATGTCATTGCACAGCTCCACAAGTCATCTCAGGAAATCAGGCAGAAGTTCACTATTCACATATCAAATATGTTTCTGTGGAGTAAGAAGGAGAATGTCACCCACTTTCCAGTTACTAACAGATAGTTTCATAAAGTTGCTGATAAATGCCAAGTACTGCAAAGAGTTATGTGCTGtgcatgtttttgtttttttttcttttctatcccATCCCTACTGCTCAAGTTTGTCTTACAGGAAATAGAGCCAAAGGAGGTGCTCCTGCAATGTAAGCAGTAAATAACCTGAATTATTTTAGATTAACAACAAAGCTTCTCTTACCTTCCACCATAATGTCCAAACAATTGTATATACAAAGATCACTCTAGAGAATTATTCAGCCACATATCTGTACTTTAAGCAGAAGATCAGACTTCCACATTTTAGGTCGAACTCTTGTAACTTGAACGATTAAGAGTTTGATCATTAAATCTCCAGTTAAGGAAATTATAGAACAGAAAAGCTTTCACAAGACTTCTTATTACAGCACTGATAGATAAACCTCACTTCACCAAAAATATAATAGCTTGCTGTAAATAACTTAAGTAAATTgatttaaaataccttttaacTTCAGAAAAAGCCCAGATTTTTCCTGATAAACCTTTCTTACAGAAATATAACGTGAAAGAAATCTTTTTATAATCTATTATCTATCACTCCTTTAGGCATGGTctcttagaaaaataaaaaacagattcATGGTGATGGTTGCAATATTAGATATTCTTAGGTGGAGTAAAGAGAACCAATTCATCCATTACAGCTAATAAAGTAATAATTAATTTATGGCCAATTGTGTCTCTTTCTACACTACTAAATGACACTGAAAATCTTCAATGAACTTGGTTAGCTGTTGATAGGTAGAAGATAATGAGCTGAGAGGAATTAATCATGAGTTGTTTGCAGGTTTCACTGACTCGtgtttctttataatttttctcAGTTATGATGAAAGAAGTCAGTCTATGGATAGGAAGTCATTACTGATAAGAGATGCCTTTCCAGGAATTAATGGGAAGATTGATGCTGTTTTTCAACATGAAAGTGAGTAACTATTCTTGCTAAAATCTATAAGAAATGCTCAATGTGATAGGGCAGAGAGTGTTTGGGCAGAGACAGGTATTTCTACATGCTGCTCAGAACCCACAGAATGGCCAACAAGACCCTGAAGCAGTCACATAACACTCCCATGCTTCACTTTACCCCCTTGAAAAATGGTAATGGGTACACCTTTGGTGACAGCTGCACATCTGGAAAGGTCAGCTCTAGGGGAGAGATATATCTGTATTCATGCTGATGGGCACATCACACCATGAAGATCAACACTCAACACAGTGACATCTCAGTAACATAAGGTGTACCTCTCACAGCCTGTCCCTCTGACATAAAACAGGCAACGACAGCTTCTCCTGCAGGAAGGTGAACGTTACTTAGACATGGAAATGCTTCACTAGACTTGAGGATACTTTCACACTGCCACATGTCACAGCTTCCCAATTGCTTCCTTGCTCCTCATCTGCTGCTCATCCAGACCCATGCAAGTTAATTGTTTCACAGCAAATCTTACTTTGTCCTTAATGAGTCTCGCACACAGTACTGAGACACATGACTCCAAGAGGGCAGTGTGGACGTGACTAGCCCAGGCTGgacctctccttccctgcatgGTATCTGGCAGCACCCATCAAGCAAGTACCTGCTCACAccttgctgtgctctgtgccaCACTCTGGTCTGTGTAATACCTACCCACAGGTGGCTAGAAATGCACCCTGCTGAGGgggtgcagcacagctggagtgTAAGAGCAGATATTTTAAACTAAAGAAATGCACAGGATACATCCTTTGCAGAGTGACCTTGTGGGGCTCATCAAGTACATGATGCAGCACGTGCATGGCTGGTTTGCTGTGGAGTGTGTCTCCATGCTGCTGGGTCATGTGTTGCAGAGATTACATCTGGGAGTAGATGTTGTTGGCAGCATAATTGGATCCAAAGGTTGCTTTGAGCTCTTTGAGGATGTTGTTAAACTGTACTAACCTTTATATCTGCATTATCATAATTCAGcgaggtttgggtttttattgtttggttttttttttccctagactTCCTTTATTTCTTCACTGGAAGAAAGCAATGTGAGTTTGACCTTAATAAGAAGAGAGTTACACGCTTCCTAAAGACAAACTTTTGGTTTCCATGCTAATAAAATGAAATCTGTAATGGTGTTGGAAAGAATGTATTGTTCTTGTGctagaaaagctttttcttttataaatacGTAGAATGTAAAGGTACTTCAGCACCAGTCAGCAGATATCAGTCCTTGCATTACCTGTGTTTCTTTAAATAACAGAACAGTATTTAATATATTgatgtgtacatatatatgtagTTAACAGCAGGCTGGCTAGCTTACCAAACAACAACACAGTTTCTACTTTTGATACAAAATTGTGattgattttattatttctgccATCTTCTTTTCACTCTTCTTGCCATACACCACCCTACACAGAGCCCTGCCATGAAGCCAGGAGTCCATGAGGAAGAGCATCCTCTTCCTAAAGCTAGGACTGCTTTCAACCTGTTTTAGATATTTCAAAGCTAAGCAAGAAGACTTAGCTAGTGCTCACAGTTACAGTGAGACATACAGGAGATCTAGAGAGCAATCCCTCCCAGCCTGAGAGGTGTTGAGAGGTAGAACATCTTTTTTTTACAGTGACTGGAGAGGCAGTTTATGTTGGACACCTGATTATAGAATGCTTAATTTAAGTGTGATGAATTCTACCCTAAACTATTTCTTGATATATGTAATTTCCTGTACAGTGTGCTCTCAGGCAGGTTGGAGCAGATGACCCTACTGTTGTccctcccagcctttcccattCTGTGAGCAAAGGCTCATTTCCACAGACATAGGAGCAGAGGGGCACTCTGGCATGTAGGGAAAATCCAGACACCACTGACCTGCCTCTGTTCCTCTCCAGTTTTCCCTGGGAAGTGCTCAGTGGCTGTGGGACACCCGTCCTGTGTCAGTGAGAAGGTCCCCATCACCTCACCCTAGGGGTTGGGGGGGATAGGGATCAATATCCTGTGTAAGAGTATTTGCACATTTCATACAAATTATTTTGTCATGTTCAAAGGGGACTATGGGAATGCTCAAAATTTATTGTAAGTTGATTACTGAAAATAACAAAGGCAAGAAAATGACAAGATCAAGATAAATTgtggaggaaagggaaaataggGGGATGAGTGCATAAGAGGGATTGGTTGTGTGCAGAAAGACTGCAGTCAGCTGCTTCTTTGGCCACACCCTTCATGTCTGGTCCTGTCTTCTCAGTAAATCATGCCTTATGTGTGGATGAGATCTTTCTGTGTGAGTTTGGGTGAGCTTCAAGCTGGACTGGCAGCCAGAGTGAGCTGAACACCCACAGCTGGAGCATGGCTGCAAGATACAGGGACATGAATGTTCCTGGGGATACAGGAGGTGCAAGgccagctgctctcctgggagggCTCTGTGTCTTAAGGGCAGCTCCTGAGGGCCTCCACATTGTGTTGGTATTTCCATGTTGGTGCTTCACCATGGGAAAGAAGTTCTCGTCAGAGGGAGGTGAGAAATGGGGTGGGACCACGACTCCTGTTCATATTTGTCCAAGTGCTCCATGGTTTCTGTCTGTGATGGTCTCTGTGGCCAGTCTCATGTCTCTCTGGGCCCAAGGGGCAGACATGAACCAGCTGCCAGTTCAATACTGCTGACATAATCTACTTGATGCTGAAGCCAGACATCACTTGTGGCCTACAATTATTGTCATGGACAGCTAGCAAGATCTAAGGTATTAGAGAAGGTATCCTCTCTTTCAGGCATGTAAAAATATCTCTCCCAACACCCAATGTCTCTTCCTCATTAAACAACATCCCTCCAAAAAGgtgaaaaactgagaaaaaataattattctatTTGATTCTACTTCTccatgaatcacagaatcactgaatgaCTGAGGTTAGTTGTACCTCTGGAGTTTATCATGTTCAACCCCCTCTGCTCAAGCCCACCTAGAGTGGGCTACTGAGTCTCTGGATGGCTTTTGGGGAAACTGCTTTTGCACAAAGGAGAGACTCCACCACCTCAATGGGCAACATGTGACAACCTTCTCTCACTCTCACAGTACAATAAGTGTTTCCTGATGTTGAGATGGACCCTCCCgtatttcagtttgtgcccattgtCTCCAGTGCTATTGGGACAAGGTGATTGTATTCTATTTATGCATAAAATTGTACTACAAGATTGCAATGAGAAATTTCAACACCCTTTATATAACCTTTTTtctgatgcatttttaaaaaccttGGTAGCAGGGCTACTCAAACAGGGCACTTCAGTGATTGAGGAATCTTTATCTGAATTTTATCAGGGTCAAAAATGTATAATGGCATTGTCAGACTTGCAAGACAAATACTGCTGCCACACCTGCTATAGAGGCGGCAAACAAGGCTTTGCTGTCCAAGCAGAACTAAAGGTAAAATGATTAATTTTAATCACAACACctctaaaaaaatgaaattagtaGCTCTGGTCAGTGTCTGACATTGCTGAGGTCAGAGAAGTAGGTTCAAGCCTTGTAACTTGAAAGTTTCTATTGAATTGATCAGGAAATATTCCTGTgctgtttatttctttcttattagTCTCCTTGTACTGTTTCTGTTTTCTAATTCTGTATTTCCTTCATGTTTCTGGTATGGCTTTTTGATTGGTCTTGCAGCTGCAAGTTTTAATCAGTCCATGGTCTCAGCTAAAACAGTGAAAGTTAAAAAGATGCATGAACAGCTTAGCTCACACTTTATAGtgtttggttgtttgggttttttttggggggggcttgtttgttttgttttggttttagtttttgtttgtttgttttggctcCTTCAGGAAGTTTCTAACTGCTCTAATTTGAAtagttttcttttgttgttcCTGCCATTAACGTTCGTCTATGGTGTCTGTGCCTTGCACATCACTTCCATTGTGGATATCCGCATGAGACCATGCTCTTTTAAATGGGTTAATCTCTTCCAGCACTGGTCTATCCAACTGTCTTTTGGAAATATTGTCTTTCAGATGAGATTATAGCTCTCAGAAGAAAGCTGGCTGGTCCTAGACCTTTCATGATTGCTTTATAGTTTTCTGGCTGTCACATATTTATCAAACTAGTTCttctttgggggttttttgatGATTTCTGATTAGCTGGAGCTCTTTCTTTACTTATTTCTGTGCACACAGATAGTCATACCAATTGTGAATATGAAGTCTTAGATCTGTGGCAGAAGTAGAACCTAGCTGACTTGAGTACTGTCTGTCTTAATATAGTTTAGCTGGTTTAATGTCAGATGTTGATATAATTTTTTCTCCACAATTCTtactttaaaaatctttcaTATCACTAACAAGACAGACTGACCATTTGAGTGAAAACAGGCTTTTGAACTGAAGGTGATTGACCTGTATTCAATATCCTGTGCTCTTCTAAAATACAGTTTGAGACCTAGGCTCGGAGTTAAATACATTCTTTTTCTGTGGTACACCTAGTCCAAGCATTCCAGTTATAGTTTTCTCAATCTTCTAAACATATCAGATTTTCCATGTTCTAGCCAATTTCTACCTTATTTGCATAGAAACTTGGATGAAGACAAAAGCATCTCTCACAAGAAACATGTGAATCTAGAATTCAGATCACAagaatttctctgttttctcctgTGTTTTATATATACTGGCTTCATTTGTTGTAGTTTTCACCATTTTGTCTTGGAGGACATTTTGCCTACATCTGAATGCATATATTTGCCTTTTGCTTTTCAAGGACTCCATAGCACAGCCATCAGACACAATCCAGAAGGTCCAACATGGAAGTCCCAACACTATCTAACCAAGGGAAAAACTGTTTGGCTTGGAAGTTCTTTTTCTTGCTATTTAttggttttcttcagtttcaCACATTCATCCCACCTAGAAGGGACGAATGACCTTTGATATTGTTCTTGGCAGGATTACAAATATATGATCAAACAAAGTCGGTCTGTGGTGCTGACCTGAACTGAAAGACGTTGAGTAGTGATTTAAACACGCAGACTAAGAGCAGAGAGTTTATCACCTCAGTAAACCAGACAAAGGTAACTGATAagtcctggcagagcagagTAAGATTAAAACAAGTCCATTTAAATATTGTCTGCAGGAACTTGTTCCTAGTGAGATGTTTGGTTTGATTAATGGAAATGCTGGGATGGGGGGGGGAACTTTTCTCAGTAGCACAAACTGCAAATTTGTAGGTTCAGAAGTTAAGACAACGCAGAGCTGCAACGATGCATGTCTAGGTGCTGTTGCTATTACagagaaaaatactttaaaactgCCGAGGAGCAGACTATTTTCCCAGATTATTCTCTGGCAGCCTCTGAACTTCCATCTGGCTGCCAGGAAGAAAACTGCCTTTGCAGATCCATAAGCAGTAGCTGCTTCATGGAGTGTTTTGTCATTAGTGCTGTGCATCCAACTGGGAGACTGTGAACTTAtaggagttccagcatgtcccaAATGATGCAGATCCCCAGGAAATATGCAGATTTCGTTTGTAGATCAGTGTGGACACATTGATTTCTTCTTGTTGCCTCTTTCAGGACAAGGTTTACATCTACGCATCTTGTGTGATAACCACTAAGTTTACAGGCAAAGGGCTTCAAGTTGGTAATGCTGGTTCTGCAGGGCATCCCAAGGCCTATTTGCCATCAGGGAAATCAAGACTTGGACACAACAGACCACATTCCCATCCCAGGTAACAGCCCAATTGCAAAGATGAAGAATGCAATTTGATTTTCCAGTGTTCAGGAAACAGGTGCTTGGCATGGAAAGTGGcactccttcccttctccttttacTGAAATCATTGATGATGCCATGTCTGAGACTGTGCCAGTCACTGAGGTGTAACAGAGGCGCTGTCCCACTGTGGGACTGGTCACACTGAATTGCTTTTCTACAATAGGTTATTTAGAACTGATTCAGCACCTGTCATCCTGAGCCCTATCACAGTGGCCTTTGGACTTCTGAGTGGTTTGAACTATAGAATTGTGCTCCTaacactgcccagcactgcacCCTGGTTTGTAAACTAAGTGACTGATCATTCCCTTGGAGCAGTACCAACAGCAATTCTATAAAGGAAGTGTTTAACACTGGATGATGTGAAGCCATGAGCTTGTGCAAACTTCAAGACAGCTGATTTGGAGGCTTGCCTTCGGCCGTTTCATCTCAGTATTAAAATGTACTTGGTTCATTCAGGGAAAACTCCTCATGAACCCTCTAAGTTCAAGCAAATATCTGGCTATCGGTAGAATATTGCTGCACAGTGGCATGACTTACATTTTGACACATTGGACTTCACATGAAAAGTAACATCCTCCAAGGAAAATAGCTTGTTTCAGGATAATATTGcagaaagatttttattttattgtttcaaAATAGATTGGAAAGATG carries:
- the LOC137466626 gene encoding stromelysin-1-like encodes the protein MTQKLKEMQEFFGLEVTGKLDSGTLDLVQKHRCGFPDIAGFSTFAGEPKWKKHVLTYRIVNYTPDLHPADVNTAIKKALRVWSSVTPLRFIKKDRGDADIMISFAARGHNDFIPFDGPGGSLAHAYAPGKDFGGDAHFDEDETWTKSTEGTNLFYVAAHEFGHSLGLSHSKDPNALMYPVYRKFDPSVLLLHQDDITGIQYLYGSSPSTNNDQTESSEIKDPTESKDPALPNSCSSNLTFDAVTSFRGEIMFFKDKHIWRKHPAVRTADFELISSFWPRLPPGVDAAYEIPEKDEMVIFKGNEFWVVRGDTILPGYPQNLYTLGFTKDVSKIDAAFHNGIEGTTYYFIADKFWSYDERSQSMDRKSLLIRDAFPGINGKIDAVFQHENFLYFFTGRKQCEFDLNKKRVTRFLKTNFWFPC